The Flavobacterium psychrophilum genome includes a region encoding these proteins:
- a CDS encoding Fis family transcriptional regulator, translating to MKEKILIVEDEFIVANDLKMMLTKGGYQVVGIASSVVQARKVIETKKPDWVLLDIMLKGDLTGIDLAWELVEQRLPFLYISANTNQTTMEAVKATQPYGFMVKPFRERDLMVMLDIARYRHSIEQSGHNLEISQIDSTEQYRIEGIIGQSEQLMEVLEKIHIVAPTDTSVLVLGESGTGKEKIAHAIHDLSDRKSKPVITVNCAALPHSLIESELFGHERGAFTGANTVRIGKFEQADGGTIFLDEIGELPLDSQVKLLRVLQEREIERLGGDKTIKVNVRIVAATNRSLEKEVADGRFRLDLYYRLNVFPIELPPLRDRLQDIEELALYFLKKYAAKSRKNVVGIAPAALHQLMQYNWPGNIRELEHLIERNVLLAKVTEIESFDISIVPVIATTIMTEPQGTLKSMEEMERDHIMNALKTCDGKVFGPGGAAELLKVPAQTLYSKMKKLGIKQGYS from the coding sequence ATGAAGGAAAAAATCTTAATTGTAGAGGACGAGTTTATTGTTGCAAACGACCTTAAAATGATGCTTACAAAGGGCGGGTACCAGGTTGTTGGCATAGCCTCTTCTGTAGTACAGGCACGTAAGGTTATCGAAACAAAAAAACCGGACTGGGTGCTATTGGATATTATGCTTAAAGGCGACCTGACAGGTATTGACCTTGCCTGGGAACTTGTTGAGCAACGATTGCCATTCTTATATATTTCTGCCAATACGAACCAAACTACTATGGAAGCTGTAAAGGCTACACAACCCTATGGCTTTATGGTTAAACCGTTTAGGGAAAGAGATTTAATGGTGATGCTGGATATTGCCCGTTATAGGCACAGCATAGAACAATCCGGACACAATTTAGAAATTTCCCAGATCGATTCTACCGAACAGTATCGTATTGAAGGCATTATAGGCCAGAGCGAGCAACTTATGGAAGTTCTGGAAAAGATACACATTGTTGCCCCGACCGATACATCTGTACTTGTATTAGGAGAAAGTGGCACTGGCAAAGAAAAGATCGCACATGCTATCCATGACCTGTCAGACAGGAAGTCGAAACCTGTAATAACGGTAAACTGTGCTGCCCTACCCCATTCGTTAATTGAATCGGAACTTTTTGGACATGAACGCGGCGCATTTACAGGAGCCAATACAGTCCGTATAGGCAAATTTGAACAAGCCGATGGCGGTACCATTTTCCTGGATGAGATTGGCGAACTGCCCTTAGATTCTCAGGTAAAGTTGTTACGCGTATTACAGGAACGTGAAATAGAGCGCCTTGGCGGAGACAAGACCATCAAAGTAAATGTGCGTATCGTAGCTGCTACAAATCGCTCGCTCGAAAAAGAAGTTGCCGACGGGCGTTTTAGATTAGACCTTTATTACAGGCTTAACGTATTCCCGATAGAGCTGCCTCCGCTACGAGACAGACTGCAGGATATAGAAGAACTTGCACTTTATTTTCTTAAAAAATACGCTGCGAAATCACGTAAGAATGTAGTGGGTATAGCTCCTGCTGCACTACACCAATTGATGCAATATAACTGGCCCGGAAATATAAGGGAGCTTGAACATTTAATTGAACGCAATGTACTTTTGGCTAAAGTCACAGAAATAGAATCGTTTGATATTAGTATTGTTCCTGTTATTGCTACTACGATTATGACAGAGCCACAAGGAACATTAAAATCTATGGAAGAAATGGAGCGCGACCATATTATGAACGCTCTTAAAACCTGCGATGGAAAAGTTTTTGGCCCTGGAGGTGCCGCAGAACTGCTAAAAGTGCCTGCACAGACATTATATTCTAAAATGAAGAAACTCGGCATTAAACAAGGTTACTCTTAA
- a CDS encoding acetyltransferase — protein sequence MTDIKLELDEKKHGAFNLYEDGKKLGEMVVSIKENILTVYHTEVDPEAGGKGFANLLLDTMTTYVRENTLRVKPLCPYVHAQFKRHPEEYNDIWLKAENE from the coding sequence ATGACAGATATAAAACTGGAACTTGACGAAAAAAAGCACGGTGCTTTTAATCTTTACGAAGACGGTAAAAAACTTGGTGAAATGGTAGTAAGCATTAAAGAAAATATTCTTACTGTTTACCATACCGAAGTTGACCCCGAAGCCGGAGGCAAAGGTTTTGCCAATTTACTTTTAGATACAATGACAACGTATGTTAGAGAAAACACATTGAGGGTTAAACCATTATGTCCATACGTACATGCGCAGTTTAAAAGACATCCTGAAGAATATAACGACATATGGCTTAAAGCCGAAAACGAATAA
- a CDS encoding tellurium resistance protein TerC has translation MEKETVRMEGFSDAIFAIAITLLVLDLHVPESVDGNIDLGAYLKEQWPAFLAFTISFFSIFIMWVNHHKLFKQIYSRNTAITFANGLTLFFVTAVSYPTALLSKFFTGPSANVAVAVYTGLFVLINLSYNLLWYVAARNKELLRPGISDQAINKIKKNYLYGLPTYCIAFGLSFQYPDIALVICIALWIYWAFSSGKIHQDEFAE, from the coding sequence ATGGAAAAAGAAACCGTAAGAATGGAAGGTTTTAGCGATGCTATATTTGCCATTGCTATAACACTGTTGGTATTGGATCTTCATGTTCCTGAATCTGTAGATGGAAATATAGATCTCGGCGCATATTTAAAAGAGCAGTGGCCGGCTTTTCTGGCATTTACCATTTCTTTTTTCAGCATTTTTATAATGTGGGTAAACCACCATAAATTATTTAAGCAGATTTACAGCCGCAATACTGCCATTACTTTTGCAAACGGACTGACACTTTTTTTCGTTACAGCAGTGTCGTATCCTACTGCCCTGTTGTCTAAATTTTTTACCGGTCCGTCTGCAAATGTAGCAGTAGCTGTATATACGGGTCTTTTTGTACTGATAAATTTATCCTATAATCTGTTGTGGTATGTGGCGGCAAGAAATAAAGAACTGCTTCGCCCGGGCATTTCAGATCAAGCCATCAATAAAATTAAAAAAAATTACCTGTACGGACTGCCTACCTACTGTATCGCTTTTGGATTATCTTTTCAATATCCGGATATCGCTTTAGTAATCTGTATAGCCTTATGGATTTACTGGGCATTTTCATCGGGCAAAATCCATCAGGATGAATTTGCTGAATAA
- a CDS encoding alpha/beta hydrolase, with the protein MGDGPAVVLIHGYPLSDAMWEYQYHALLNAGYRVIGITLRGFGQSDKPYGSYDYDQFADDIKIVLDKLDIKDATIGGHSMGGAIALHYVAKYNAAHINKLALFSAAAPCHTKKADYDLPFFTKEDITQWVNLNNSDRPALLAAVGEKFTLSATSVSPGLGAWLGGIEMQSSPYAMEQALIALRDEDLRGDLPKIKVPTLIFNAKEDKIVAFALAEDMHKKIEGSTLVPFDKSGHASFIEEKDKFNEEFIKFLNN; encoded by the coding sequence ATGGGAGACGGGCCTGCTGTTGTGCTAATTCATGGTTATCCGTTAAGCGATGCTATGTGGGAATATCAGTATCATGCACTGCTTAATGCAGGTTACAGGGTTATAGGTATTACACTTCGTGGTTTTGGACAGTCGGACAAACCATACGGAAGCTACGACTACGATCAGTTTGCTGATGATATTAAAATTGTCTTAGACAAACTGGATATTAAAGATGCTACGATTGGCGGACACTCAATGGGCGGTGCAATTGCACTACACTACGTTGCAAAATACAACGCTGCACACATAAACAAACTGGCTTTGTTTTCTGCTGCTGCACCCTGCCATACTAAAAAAGCCGATTATGATCTGCCATTCTTCACTAAAGAAGATATTACACAATGGGTTAACCTAAACAATAGTGACAGGCCTGCTTTACTTGCAGCAGTTGGAGAGAAATTTACGCTATCTGCTACTTCTGTATCTCCGGGTCTCGGCGCATGGTTAGGCGGTATCGAAATGCAATCTTCTCCATACGCTATGGAACAGGCCCTAATTGCACTTCGTGATGAAGACCTTCGTGGCGACTTACCTAAAATTAAAGTGCCAACACTAATTTTTAATGCGAAAGAAGACAAGATCGTTGCTTTTGCTTTGGCAGAAGACATGCACAAAAAAATTGAAGGTTCTACCCTTGTGCCTTTTGATAAAAGCGGTCATGCTTCATTTATAGAAGAAAAAGACAAATTTAATGAGGAGTTCATCAAATTCCTTAATAACTAA
- a CDS encoding phosphoribosylpyrophosphate synthetase — MEKIQPSFDTVTETLNWLRTEGFTHDFNLDYDCVVYGTTSLSPDEFHIQWVFRFEGETDPGDENIVYGITSEKYNLKGVLLSAYGMYADPISDQMIKKLAIH, encoded by the coding sequence ATGGAAAAAATACAGCCATCATTTGACACTGTAACCGAAACATTAAACTGGCTAAGAACAGAAGGATTTACACACGATTTTAATCTTGATTACGATTGTGTAGTATACGGAACTACTTCATTATCTCCCGATGAATTTCATATTCAGTGGGTTTTTAGGTTTGAGGGAGAAACAGATCCTGGCGATGAAAATATCGTTTACGGAATAACATCAGAAAAATATAATCTTAAAGGAGTATTGCTAAGCGCATACGGTATGTATGCCGACCCAATATCTGACCAGATGATTAAAAAACTTGCAATTCATTAG
- a CDS encoding dehydratase, with translation MENIAFNKEDFRLVGPRTFKELNIGDIFRAPSRTLTDAHASAFQAVSADNHPIHYDMEYAKRFGHTAPVVHGLQVLAFTAPGATLFPHYIGDVFIAFTSLSCEFLKEVHSGDTLYPAIEIVELIDEGNTGTVVTRATVYNQNKELVLKGEHRYKLKNT, from the coding sequence ATGGAAAATATAGCATTCAATAAAGAAGATTTCAGGCTTGTAGGGCCCCGTACTTTTAAAGAATTAAATATCGGCGATATATTCAGAGCACCAAGCAGGACATTAACAGATGCTCATGCCTCTGCTTTTCAGGCTGTATCAGCCGATAACCATCCCATTCATTATGATATGGAATATGCCAAACGTTTTGGCCACACAGCACCTGTTGTTCATGGCTTACAGGTATTGGCATTTACAGCACCGGGAGCAACTTTGTTTCCGCACTATATAGGCGATGTGTTTATAGCCTTTACATCGCTATCGTGTGAATTTTTAAAAGAAGTTCACTCAGGTGATACGCTTTACCCGGCTATTGAAATTGTTGAGCTTATAGACGAAGGCAATACAGGTACCGTGGTAACCCGCGCAACGGTATACAACCAAAATAAAGAACTGGTGTTAAAAGGCGAACACCGTTACAAACTAAAAAACACCTAA
- a CDS encoding glyceraldehyde-3-phosphate dehydrogenase encodes MAKIALYGFGRIGRQFLRVALTNKLFVPEYIADIKDIKTLAALFSVDTNYGRYSESVSAEGESFTIGDKNITYLNSSKEIPNWSELEIDFVVDCTGLSSTRAGAQLHLDKGAKHVLISAPSKSLADCDAVLLKGINLETFDPENHKIISMGSCTTNALASVVKVILENFGIQYGLFSTVHSYTNTQSLTDQPMKDRRDSWAAAENIIPSSSGAARALQFIWKDLKITGKAYRVPTRTGSIAELNLVTEKDCTVQEVNDAFRRAASEGQLKGVLDVLEEEWTSARIVADPHSSIIDLPLTVKEGNLLSVATWYDNEWGFANRLAEVTAYLSEKI; translated from the coding sequence ATGGCTAAAATAGCATTATACGGATTCGGCCGCATAGGCAGGCAGTTTCTACGCGTAGCACTTACCAACAAATTATTTGTACCGGAGTACATTGCAGATATTAAAGATATAAAAACACTGGCTGCTCTGTTTAGTGTAGATACCAATTACGGACGTTATAGCGAAAGTGTATCTGCCGAAGGCGAAAGCTTTACAATTGGCGATAAAAATATAACCTACCTTAATTCATCTAAAGAAATTCCGAACTGGAGTGAACTGGAAATTGATTTTGTGGTAGACTGTACAGGACTTAGCTCTACAAGAGCCGGTGCACAATTGCATTTAGACAAAGGTGCTAAACACGTATTGATAAGTGCGCCAAGCAAATCGTTAGCCGATTGCGACGCAGTACTTTTAAAAGGAATCAACCTTGAAACCTTTGATCCTGAAAACCATAAGATCATCAGTATGGGTAGCTGTACTACAAATGCATTAGCTTCGGTAGTTAAGGTAATCCTTGAAAATTTCGGTATTCAGTACGGACTATTTTCAACGGTACACTCGTATACAAATACACAGTCGCTTACCGATCAGCCAATGAAAGACAGGCGTGATTCTTGGGCAGCGGCAGAAAATATTATTCCTTCGTCTTCCGGAGCTGCAAGGGCACTCCAGTTTATCTGGAAAGACTTAAAAATTACAGGTAAAGCATACAGGGTACCTACACGTACAGGAAGTATCGCTGAACTTAACCTTGTAACCGAAAAAGATTGTACAGTACAGGAAGTTAACGATGCATTTAGAAGAGCAGCAAGCGAAGGACAGCTTAAAGGTGTCTTAGATGTATTAGAAGAAGAATGGACATCTGCACGTATTGTTGCAGATCCGCACTCATCTATAATAGATTTACCGCTTACGGTTAAAGAAGGTAACTTGTTATCGGTTGCTACATGGTATGATAACGAATGGGGATTTGCCAACAGGCTTGCAGAAGTTACTGCATACCTTAGCGAGAAGATATAA
- a CDS encoding peptide methionine sulfoxide reductase: MIKRTGFGGGCHWCTEAVFSALKGVVSVQQGWIASDSENKSFSEGVIVDYDTERISLNVLIAVHLHTHSSTASHSMREKYRSAVYIFNEEDAQLAKEAIHVLQTDFDKLIITQVLPYADFTLNREDSLNYYFSDPERPFCENYINPKLKLLLNQFSDVTDTRKLQHLQNPD; this comes from the coding sequence ATGATTAAAAGAACCGGATTTGGGGGAGGATGTCATTGGTGTACCGAAGCAGTATTTTCTGCTTTAAAAGGTGTTGTATCGGTACAGCAGGGATGGATTGCGTCAGATTCGGAAAACAAATCGTTTTCTGAAGGTGTTATTGTTGACTATGATACTGAGCGAATATCGCTGAATGTACTTATAGCGGTGCATTTGCATACACATAGCAGTACTGCATCTCATTCTATGAGAGAAAAATACCGTTCGGCTGTTTACATATTTAATGAAGAGGACGCGCAATTGGCTAAAGAGGCTATACATGTTTTACAAACGGACTTTGATAAACTTATAATAACCCAGGTATTGCCCTATGCCGATTTCACGCTGAATAGGGAAGATTCTCTGAATTATTATTTCAGCGATCCCGAAAGGCCATTTTGTGAGAACTATATTAATCCGAAGTTGAAACTGTTGTTAAATCAATTTTCGGATGTTACCGATACAAGGAAATTGCAACACCTGCAAAATCCCGACTAA
- a CDS encoding protein-methionine-S-oxide reductase yields MLKWIDIVKFAGSGIPIPERRVEKTDKEWQALLSPEEFRITRLKGTERAHSSEMCSLFEPGKYACVCCGTLLFDGDEKFESGTGWPSFTQPVTDNAVAYHKDISYGMVRIEALCNTCDAHLGHVFPDGPKPSGLRYCMNAVSLKKVESNEKKITFGGGCFWCTEAVFTLLKGVTKVESGYSGGKIDNPTYREVSSGMTGHAEVIEIAYNPEEISFEDLLSIHLSTHNPTTLNKQGADMGTQYRSVIFYRTEDEKAAAQSVIDEVQRAYDERIVTELIPFEQFYKAEEYHQDYYKNNSEAGYCQAVIDPKLKKFKQLFKDKLKDVSNIEG; encoded by the coding sequence ATGTTAAAATGGATAGATATAGTAAAGTTTGCCGGTAGCGGTATCCCTATACCGGAACGCAGAGTAGAAAAGACTGATAAAGAGTGGCAGGCTTTATTGAGTCCGGAAGAATTCAGGATTACAAGGCTTAAAGGTACCGAGCGTGCGCATAGCTCTGAAATGTGTTCTTTATTCGAACCTGGAAAATATGCCTGTGTTTGTTGCGGTACTTTATTATTTGATGGTGATGAAAAATTTGAAAGTGGTACAGGTTGGCCATCGTTTACACAGCCGGTTACAGATAACGCTGTGGCATATCATAAAGATATAAGCTACGGTATGGTTAGGATAGAGGCACTTTGCAATACCTGCGATGCACATTTGGGGCATGTATTTCCTGATGGGCCAAAACCTAGCGGACTTAGGTATTGCATGAACGCTGTTTCATTAAAAAAAGTTGAGAGCAACGAAAAGAAAATAACTTTTGGCGGTGGCTGTTTTTGGTGTACAGAGGCAGTGTTTACATTGCTTAAAGGTGTTACCAAAGTTGAAAGTGGATATAGTGGTGGGAAAATTGATAATCCCACGTACAGAGAAGTTTCCAGCGGTATGACCGGACATGCGGAAGTAATTGAAATTGCTTACAATCCTGAAGAGATATCTTTTGAAGATTTGCTTAGTATACATTTAAGTACTCACAATCCTACGACCCTTAATAAACAGGGCGCGGACATGGGAACACAATACAGGAGTGTGATTTTTTATCGTACCGAAGATGAAAAAGCTGCTGCCCAAAGTGTAATTGATGAAGTACAGCGGGCATATGATGAGCGTATTGTGACTGAGCTAATACCATTCGAGCAGTTTTATAAAGCGGAAGAATACCATCAGGATTATTATAAAAATAATAGTGAAGCGGGTTACTGCCAGGCTGTGATAGACCCTAAGCTTAAAAAGTTCAAACAGCTTTTTAAAGATAAATTAAAAGATGTATCAAACATTGAGGGATAA
- a CDS encoding glycosidase, translating to MKDIAHRFPQNPILVPKDLKPSNSKMQVICLLNPGVFTYQGKTWLLVRVAENIPEKEGFICFPVTNAEGKTKILEVSLNDPDLIANDARVINYKGSDYLTTLSHLRLVCSDDGIQFTEPEGYDIVSGKDYLEQFGIEDCRVAEIDGTYHLTYTAVSENGVGVGLRTTKDWKSYDFKGLIFPPHNKDCAIFEELINGKYYALHRPSSPKIGGNYIWIAESFDGLHWGNHQCIVKTRSALWDSARVGAGAAPIKTEQGWLEIYHGANKENQYCLGAFLMDLNDPSKVISRTVTPIMVPTETYELSGFFGFVVFTNGHIVKGDELTIYYGAADEFICGAKFSITEILSLLEEV from the coding sequence ATGAAAGATATAGCACATCGTTTTCCGCAGAACCCTATTTTGGTACCAAAAGATTTAAAACCCAGCAATAGTAAGATGCAGGTTATTTGCCTTTTAAATCCAGGGGTATTTACCTATCAGGGGAAAACGTGGCTATTAGTTAGGGTAGCCGAAAACATTCCGGAAAAAGAAGGATTTATATGCTTTCCGGTTACCAATGCAGAAGGAAAAACAAAAATACTGGAAGTCTCCCTTAACGATCCTGACCTTATAGCTAATGATGCGAGAGTAATAAACTATAAAGGTTCAGATTATCTTACTACTTTATCACATTTGCGATTGGTTTGTAGTGATGATGGCATACAATTTACCGAACCTGAAGGATATGATATTGTATCGGGTAAAGACTATTTGGAGCAATTTGGTATTGAAGATTGCCGTGTAGCAGAGATTGATGGCACTTACCATTTAACATATACCGCCGTATCAGAAAATGGTGTGGGCGTTGGTTTAAGAACAACCAAAGACTGGAAATCGTACGATTTTAAAGGTCTTATTTTTCCTCCCCATAATAAAGACTGTGCTATTTTTGAAGAGTTGATAAACGGCAAATATTATGCCTTGCACCGTCCGAGCAGCCCCAAAATTGGCGGTAACTATATTTGGATTGCCGAGTCGTTTGACGGTTTACATTGGGGAAATCATCAGTGCATCGTTAAAACCCGTTCAGCACTTTGGGATAGTGCACGGGTTGGTGCCGGGGCAGCCCCCATTAAAACAGAACAAGGATGGTTGGAAATTTACCATGGTGCCAACAAAGAAAATCAATATTGCCTGGGTGCATTTCTAATGGATTTAAATGATCCTTCAAAAGTTATATCCAGGACGGTTACTCCTATTATGGTTCCAACCGAAACATACGAACTAAGTGGCTTTTTTGGCTTTGTTGTGTTTACAAACGGTCATATTGTTAAAGGCGATGAACTTACCATTTACTATGGAGCAGCAGATGAATTTATTTGTGGTGCCAAATTTTCTATAACTGAAATTTTATCTCTGCTCGAAGAGGTTTAA
- a CDS encoding alpha-glucosidase gives MKNKIFKYCLAAFVLVSLSCSAQKNYKVSSPGKKNELVFDLTKAGQPQYRFSSNGKSVIEPSLLGFEFAGLAKMTDGFKVINTESKTVNETWEQPWGEFKKVKDNHNELIVHLKEEKGEQRLVDIIFRVFDDGLGFRYHFPKQPKLGKVKISNEITQFTFADNNDVWSTPVHSENSYYESYYKKSPISQTDTINTPATFEMKNKLYVAIHEANLTDFASMTLVRTKSNQYKSDLVPWSDGVKVYAETPFDTPWRTVMVGSNPGDLAVSTLTLNLNEPSKIEDTSWIEPSKYIGIWWGIHLDNYTWGQGPKHGATTKITKEYIDFAAKNKFKGVLVEGWNYGWDGDWTADGSTFSFVKPYPDFDIEEITRYAASKNVRLVGHHETAGATKHYESQLDEAFKLYNKLGVNTVKTGYVNKYLDKKEWHDSQYGVRHYRKVIETAAKYKIMIDNHEPVKGTGLQRTYPNLMAQEGARGQEYDAWSADGGNTPEHTTILPFTRMLAGPLDFTPGTFDFSYKTPSGAKVQTTLAKQLAMYVVIYSPLQMASDEPKNYEGKPEFQFIKDVPCNWSETKVLDSKIGEYVTIARKDWDTNNWYLGAITNSDARKINVPLSFLEAGRTYKAEIYADGAGANYKTNPYPVTISTKEVNSKTVLALDMASGGGTAVRFTVVSK, from the coding sequence ATGAAGAACAAAATTTTTAAGTACTGCCTGGCGGCATTTGTATTAGTGTCGCTTTCGTGTAGTGCGCAAAAAAACTACAAGGTATCATCTCCCGGAAAGAAAAATGAATTGGTTTTTGACCTTACAAAAGCAGGTCAGCCGCAATACCGTTTTTCATCAAATGGAAAATCGGTAATTGAACCTTCATTACTGGGCTTTGAATTTGCCGGCCTTGCAAAGATGACAGATGGTTTTAAAGTTATAAATACCGAAAGCAAAACGGTGAATGAAACCTGGGAGCAGCCGTGGGGAGAATTTAAAAAAGTAAAAGACAACCATAATGAGCTTATTGTTCACCTTAAAGAAGAAAAAGGGGAGCAGAGGCTTGTAGATATCATCTTCAGAGTTTTTGACGATGGATTGGGCTTTAGGTATCATTTTCCTAAACAGCCTAAACTGGGTAAGGTGAAGATATCTAACGAGATAACACAGTTTACATTTGCTGACAATAATGATGTTTGGTCTACACCGGTACATAGCGAAAATAGCTACTACGAAAGCTATTACAAAAAATCGCCTATTAGCCAGACTGATACTATCAACACGCCGGCAACCTTCGAAATGAAAAACAAGCTGTATGTGGCTATACATGAGGCAAATTTAACCGATTTTGCTTCTATGACATTGGTAAGAACCAAGAGCAATCAGTACAAAAGTGATCTTGTGCCTTGGTCTGATGGCGTTAAAGTTTATGCAGAAACTCCCTTTGATACACCATGGAGAACTGTTATGGTTGGGTCAAACCCCGGCGATCTTGCGGTTTCTACGCTTACGCTTAATTTAAACGAGCCCTCTAAAATTGAAGATACTTCATGGATAGAGCCATCTAAATATATTGGTATATGGTGGGGTATCCATTTAGATAACTACACTTGGGGACAAGGGCCTAAACATGGTGCTACGACAAAAATTACTAAAGAATATATTGATTTTGCAGCCAAAAATAAGTTTAAAGGCGTTCTTGTTGAAGGCTGGAACTATGGCTGGGATGGCGACTGGACAGCTGATGGGAGTACTTTTAGCTTTGTAAAACCATACCCTGATTTTGATATTGAAGAAATTACACGTTATGCTGCTTCTAAAAACGTTCGTTTAGTAGGGCATCATGAAACAGCGGGCGCTACTAAGCATTATGAAAGCCAGCTTGACGAAGCTTTTAAACTATACAATAAGCTGGGCGTAAACACGGTAAAAACAGGATATGTAAACAAATATCTTGATAAAAAGGAATGGCATGACAGCCAGTATGGTGTTCGTCATTACAGAAAAGTTATAGAAACTGCCGCCAAATACAAGATAATGATAGACAACCATGAACCGGTAAAAGGTACAGGTTTACAGCGTACTTATCCTAACCTTATGGCGCAGGAAGGCGCAAGAGGCCAGGAATATGATGCGTGGTCTGCCGATGGCGGTAATACGCCTGAACATACTACAATATTGCCATTTACCAGGATGCTTGCCGGTCCGCTTGACTTTACTCCGGGTACGTTTGATTTTAGTTATAAAACCCCATCCGGTGCAAAAGTGCAAACTACGCTTGCTAAACAGCTTGCAATGTATGTGGTTATTTACAGTCCGTTACAAATGGCATCTGACGAGCCTAAAAACTATGAAGGCAAACCGGAGTTTCAGTTTATAAAAGATGTGCCATGCAACTGGTCTGAAACAAAGGTATTAGATTCTAAAATAGGCGAGTATGTTACAATAGCGCGTAAAGACTGGGATACTAACAACTGGTATCTTGGTGCTATTACTAATAGCGACGCCCGTAAAATTAATGTTCCGTTAAGCTTTTTAGAGGCTGGTAGGACTTATAAAGCTGAAATTTATGCTGATGGAGCAGGAGCCAATTATAAAACAAATCCGTATCCTGTAACGATATCTACAAAAGAGGTTAACAGCAAAACAGTTTTAGCTTTAGATATGGCTTCCGGTGGTGGTACAGCAGTTCGGTTTACAGTTGTTAGCAAATAA